TTGCCCTTTGTTTTTTTGCATTCCATTCGATAGGATTGACAAATTCACCAACGGAAAATTCCTTTCTTCTTTTCTTGTAGGTGATTCTGCACTTAATAGGGCAAGTGCCTTTTTTGTTGATTTTGGACTTATTCAAATAGAATAGTACAAGTAAATTTTGTTGATTCATAACCAATTGATTTAATGTTAAACAATTGGCACACAATTCTGAATTAAAAGTGGGACACCTGGCTTTTCACATGGGTCACCAAATGGGACACCTGGAATAACCAAATACTTTGATAAGTTGACTTTTACTAGGAAATCTCTGAAAGCACCGAAGAATCAATGCATATAGGGGCTTAAACGAAAAAATCCAGACTAAATCAATAGACTGGATTTACTTGATCGTGACCTGGCTGGGGCTCGAACCCAGGACCCTCTCCTTAAAAGGGAGATGCTCTACCAACTGAGCTACCAGGTCAAAATGTAAAAAGTACTTATTATAGGATTCCCGAGGGGAGCCCTTTAAGAGGGTGCAAATATAATATCAATAATCTATTTTTCAAGACGATTTAAGGATATTTTTAGGAATTCTTTGATTTGGATATGAATTGCTCCACTTTTGTAAAAAAAGATGTTTATGCTGATAGCATTGCTGGGATATATGGGGAGTGGAAAATCAGTTGTCGGAAAAGCCCTGGCAAAGAGTTTAAACCATCCCTTTCTGGACCTGGACTCCTATATGGAAGAGGAAATGAACTCCACCATCCCTGAAATATTTGAGCAAAGAGGGGAGCTGTTCTTCCGTAAAAAAGAACACGAATTTCTCAGAAAAGTACTCGATTCAAATGAAAATATGGTGCTGTCAACCGGAGGCGGGACTCCCTGCTATTCCGGAAATATGGAGTTACTCTTACAAGCGACATCAAATGTTTTTTACCTGCAGTTGTCCGTGGATGGGTTGACCAAAAGACTATCCGGGGAAATGGGGCATCGTCCGCTGATCAGTCATTTGCCAAAAGAAGAACTGGCAGACTATATTGGCAAACACATCTTTGAACGGCAGGTATTCTATAATCGCGCCACGCATACGATCAAATGCGATGGTAAAACTGTTGCCGAGATAGTGAAAATGATTTCTGCCCAATTAGTCTAGAAACACCACGTCTTTTTTGGCCTCAAAATGTACGTGTACGTGTTCCTGGAGTGAGGTAGAGAGTGATATTCCTTTAAAATCTGCTTTTACAGGATACTTTTTGTGATTTCTGTTGACCAAAACTGCAGTTTTCAATTGTTTCAAGGGCGTCTTTAAAAAATGATGTACACCGTAGATCAGGGTAGAACCTGAGTTTAAAACATCATCAACTAATACGATGGAGGAATTTTTGTACTCCTCCGTACTAAGTGAGGTGGTGACTCCACTTTTCAGCGGATTTGATTTGTCCATACTCACTTGGCAAAGAATGATTTCCGCCTTTGTGATTTTTCGCAACACCCTTTGCAACTTCTTGGCAAAATCGAGTCCACCCCCTTTAATACCCGCAATGATGATCCTTTTTTCCTCTACATTGGTCTCGTAGATCTGGTAAGCAATTCGCCTTACGATATGTTGAATTTGCTGGTGTTTCAGGATCACGTTTTCCATGGGGTCAGTTAGTTTTGTTTTCAAAGATAAAAAAGAGTTCGCTACCCTGTCTTGGAGGTATCGAATTGTAGGCTCGTTCTAGTTTCTTGATTTTGAAAAACCGCGAGAAAAGGGATCGGTACTCCTCAATATTCCCTCCGTAAGGCGGCCCACCGTCTTTCCTTTCAAAATCAAACAACAAGCCCGCAAGTACACCCCTTTCATTAAGAAGCGATTGCATTTTTCTCGCGTATTTCTCCCTTAAATCTGGCTGTAGAGCACAGAAGAATGTTTGCTCAAGAATGAGATCAAACTTGATCTCATTTAGCTCAAAAAAATCAATATTCAGCAGTTGTCCTACTGGAAAATCAGGATGTTCTTTTCTGAATTTTTCAAGGGGCATCTCACTGATATCAAGGGCATATACATCCTGAAATCCATTTTTATAGAGATAGGCCACCTCGTAACTATTGCCTGCTCCCGGCACCAGAATTTTAAGGTCCTTAGAAGGCAATTGATCAATATATGCCTTCAAAGGAGAAGATACTTCCCCAATGTCCCATCCCATTTTACGGTTGAGATATCGCTGATCCCAAAATTCTT
This DNA window, taken from Muriicola soli, encodes the following:
- a CDS encoding shikimate kinase, whose translation is MLIALLGYMGSGKSVVGKALAKSLNHPFLDLDSYMEEEMNSTIPEIFEQRGELFFRKKEHEFLRKVLDSNENMVLSTGGGTPCYSGNMELLLQATSNVFYLQLSVDGLTKRLSGEMGHRPLISHLPKEELADYIGKHIFERQVFYNRATHTIKCDGKTVAEIVKMISAQLV
- a CDS encoding phosphoribosyltransferase family protein encodes the protein MENVILKHQQIQHIVRRIAYQIYETNVEEKRIIIAGIKGGGLDFAKKLQRVLRKITKAEIILCQVSMDKSNPLKSGVTTSLSTEEYKNSSIVLVDDVLNSGSTLIYGVHHFLKTPLKQLKTAVLVNRNHKKYPVKADFKGISLSTSLQEHVHVHFEAKKDVVFLD
- a CDS encoding methyltransferase → MNTWMKGTKEFWDQRYLNRKMGWDIGEVSSPLKAYIDQLPSKDLKILVPGAGNSYEVAYLYKNGFQDVYALDISEMPLEKFRKEHPDFPVGQLLNIDFFELNEIKFDLILEQTFFCALQPDLREKYARKMQSLLNERGVLAGLLFDFERKDGGPPYGGNIEEYRSLFSRFFKIKKLERAYNSIPPRQGSELFFIFENKTN